Proteins encoded in a region of the Lepeophtheirus salmonis chromosome 6, UVic_Lsal_1.4, whole genome shotgun sequence genome:
- the LOC121119507 gene encoding uncharacterized protein: protein MKYRSLEFLVFFLSAFDYPYSVHSSPVSSRKNKTQRMPRSYDVYHTPKAQNYVYREQNGAVLYGKGTENDGHYIESNPSGPYEEYSNYYPSFDSHKLSSLPSSEEEYTGTHTPSGSFVSGTHLSQSTQTYHHALKTKARRPSIPHYNVEKGSRGSLEHSNYPVVQYNESFAYSYNPETNTYYFYIIPPAMNHQQKRLDSFNNYPNYKKWNNQQRQYFAVFPTGTNQGITQSPFHAPPFRKDLRKLYRPSFLNENDILRITQTTISTTRGFIGPLLPSNFKSKISTTDKPTGTLETTTHAFELVDSEELRVMEQEEETTSKNGGSKTIMDIFPTTLFNSKTTTPSTTTVKEASIETITSIYLEENFTSETPLSTETTNSDVFTTGLSSTTPIFDREGIRTTSLDKIASLPNGSKDDESVEFITEVHQTTTIDYTMKDFMDKTTTPQSSSTVPNENDSMLFVTPGKKFKSKKHNSEKTLESFPSALEVKELRTTTFLPSSVVGVTESPSTSTMNIEELTTQSLDYINVEGDFQSTTTTTIVWEDKSQVTTTVSTIASTTESELRTTVSTIAPTTESQETENTTTTDTNESATLKEEKLTTQELVETTPEPKVTTPSGNNESPANLITTTLDPVDGTTTMSSSETTINVTPHAEKVKLELSEKGNAASNSTTTSKPSFVESTIKTTQNIIESTTTKKAKSSRSKNKAKQDQAPSRKNQTLKKKSKENEKKDLSSDKSSTVESKKIKATFSSTNKKEKKKSNGVIKSKMTLINKSEKHEKLPMKGMSKKFPLKKSSKNKSKTKSRKNLSKKQSVMTTTISGTTITTGSMQYDQGSNKDINSIDDEVTIDNTTTERPELLDENIFETTTVSKDMKEHFIMNSFSDEKTES from the coding sequence atgtttatcgAGAGCAAAATGGAGCTGTTCTTTATGGTAAAGGGACAGAGAATGATGGGCATTACATTGAGTCAAATCCTTCTGGTCCCTACGAGGAATATTCCAACTACTACCCTTCCTTCGATTCCCATAAGTTGTCATCACTCCCTTCCTCAGAAGAAGAGTATACTGGAACACACACACCAAGTGGCAGCTTTGTTTCAGGAACTCATTTAAGTCAAAGTACTCAAACTTATCATCATGCCTTGAAAACGAAAGCTAGACGTCCATCCATTCCACATTACAACGTAGAGAAGGGAAGTAGAGGTTCTCTTGAGCACTCAAACTATCCTGTAGTTCAATACAATGAGTCTTTTGCCTATTCTTATAATCCTGAGACGAATACTTActacttttatattattccaCCTGCGATGAATCATCAACAAAAAAGACTCGATAGTTTTAATAACTACCCCAACTATAAGAAGTGGAATAATCAACAACGTCAATACTTTGCTGTTTTTCCAACTGGGACCAACCAAGGAATCACACAGTCTCCCTTTCACGCCCCTCCATTTCGAAAGGATCTAAGAAAGTTGTATCGCCCTTCATTTCTCAACGAAAATGACATTTTGAGGATTACACAGACTACAATATCTACCACCAGAGGGTTCATTGGTCCTCTCTTACCTTCGAATTTCAAATCAAAGATCTCAACTACAGATAAACCAACAGGAACACTTGAGACAACAACACATGCCTTTGAACTTGTTGATTCGGAGGAATTAAGGGTAATGGAGCAAGAGGAGGAAACTACATCTAAAAATGGAGGATCAAAGACCATTATGGATATCTTTCCTACTACCCTTTTCAACTCGAAAACAACAACCCCTTCCACCACCACTGTAAAAGAAGCATCAATTGAAACCATAACATCCATTTACCTGGAGGAGAATTTTACATCTGAAACACCTCTTTCGACAGAAACGACAAATTCAGACGTTTTTACAACAGGACTATCCTCTACAACTCCCATCTTTGACAGGGAAGGTATACGTACAACGTCTCTCGATAAGATTGCATCCCTTCCAAATGGCTCAAAAGATGATGAATCTGTTGAATTTATAACTGAAGTACATCAGACCACAACCATAGATTATACTATGAAGGACTTTATGGACAAAACTACGACCCCCCAATCTTCTTCCACGGTACCGAATGAGAATGATTCTATGCTTTTTGTGACACCCGGAAAGAAATTTAAATCCAAGAAACATAATTCGGAAAAAACGCTTGAAAGTTTTCCATCGGCTTTGGAAGTAAAGGAGCTCCGAACAACAACCTTTCTTCCTTCATCCGTTGTAGGTGTTACAGAATCCCCTTCGACATCAACGATGAACATCGAGGAATTAACAACCCAGTCATTGGATTACATCAACGTTGAGGGGGATTTTcaatcaacaacaacaacaacaattgtTTGGGAAGATAAGTCTCAAGTAACAACAACAGTCTCCACAATTGCTTCAACAACTGAGTCTGAACTAAGAACAACAGTCTCCACAATTGCTCCAACAACTGAATCTCAAGAAACAGAGAATACTACCACAACAGATACTAATGAAAGTGCCactttgaaagaagaaaaactaaCTACACAAGAACTTGTAGAAACGACTCCAGAACCAAAGGTTACTACTCCCTCTGGTAATAATGAGTCTCCCGCAAATCTCATTACAACAACTTTAGATCCAGTAGATGGCACAACAACTATGAGTAGTAGTGAAACAACGATAAATGTGACACCTCACgctgaaaaagtaaaattggaGCTTTCTGAAAAAGGGAATGCCGCGAGTAATTCCACCACAACATCCAAGCCAAGTTTTGTTGAGAGTACAATAAAAaccacacaaaatataattgagagTACTACTACAAAAAAGGCCAAAAGTTCAAGGAGTAAGAACAAAGCAAAGCAAGATCAGGCTCCTTCTAGAAAGAATCAAACTCTGAAAAAGAAATCTAAAGAAAACGAAAAGAAGGATCTTTCTTCTGATAAATCATCAACGGTTGAGTCGAAGAAAATCAAAGCCACTTTTTCTTCAACtaataagaaagaaaagaaaaagtcaaatggagtaattaaATCTAAAATGACCCTCATCAATAAGTCAGAAAAGCACGAGAAATTACCCATGAAGGGCATGTCTAAAAAATTTCCTCTTAAAAAATCTTCTAAGAATAAGTCAAAAACCAAGAGCAGAAAAAACCTCTCCAAAAAACAATCTGTTATGACAACCACTATTTCAGGAACAACAATAACGACCGGAAGTATGCAATATGATCAAGGTTCGAACAAAGATATCAATTCCATTGATGATGAAGTCACAATTGACAACACTACTACAGAAAGACCAGAATTattagatgaaaatatttttgaaactacGACGGTCTCAAAAGATATGAAAGAGCACTTCATCATGAATTCATTTTCCGATGAAAAAACAGAGTCCTAA